A single Methanolobus sp. ZRKC5 DNA region contains:
- a CDS encoding ATP-dependent DNA helicase, with protein sequence MKIESLDLPGEVIRFYLDSGIEELYPPQAEAIEKGLLDGNNLLAAIPTASGKTLLAELAMLKSIANGGKALYIVPLRALASEKFDRFRQFSSIGLKDGGVKVGISTGDFESRDEWLGSNDIIVATSEKTDSLLRNETSWMQEITTIVVDEVHLLDSANRGPTLEVTLTKLMKLNPGCQIIALSATVGNAYEVADWLKAKLVLSEWRPTDLHEGVYYGGNINFRSSQKRIEPRSADDAVNILLDTLHDGGQCLVFESSRKNCVSFAKRAGAKVSETLDKPTRNLLDELVEQIIESGETEASNVLAQCVRNGSAFHHAGLNSAHRKIVEDGFKANKIKMICSTPTLAAGLNLPARRVIVKSYRRYDPNYGMQPIPVLDYKQMAGRAGRPHLDPYGESVLIARSYDEMAGLFDNYIDAGAEDIWSKLGTENALRTHILSTIVNGFATTRDGLMEFIEATFFAHQNDTWGIVEVVDECLDFLRDKRMLEGDDTLLPTVLGRLVSTLYIDPLSGAYIVDGLKKAEHITDLTLLHLICKTPDMRQLYMRSNDYEIINDFVMAHSEEFAEIPPRSKEIDYDWFLGEVKTALLILDWIGEKSLDQITKKFNVGEGDVHAFADIAKWLMHSASRLAGLIASELDNDAAGRAVMLEKRIHYGASPELIQLVSIRGIGRVRARKLYDNGLKSIADIRNSNLNTVSGLIGQKTAAKLFSEIGIHLTLSSAELGTISSKTMGSLMENEQRTFSDFEK encoded by the coding sequence ATGAAAATTGAATCATTGGACCTGCCAGGTGAAGTTATCCGTTTCTACCTTGATTCTGGCATAGAAGAACTCTATCCCCCTCAGGCAGAAGCCATTGAAAAAGGATTACTTGATGGCAATAATCTGCTTGCGGCAATTCCAACGGCTTCTGGAAAGACTTTACTTGCCGAACTTGCAATGCTAAAATCTATAGCAAACGGAGGCAAAGCCTTATACATTGTTCCACTGCGGGCTCTGGCAAGTGAAAAATTCGACCGTTTCCGGCAATTCTCATCCATCGGGTTGAAGGACGGTGGAGTAAAGGTTGGTATATCTACAGGTGATTTTGAATCCCGGGATGAGTGGCTCGGTTCCAATGATATTATTGTTGCAACATCTGAAAAGACCGATTCCCTACTGCGTAATGAAACTTCCTGGATGCAGGAGATAACCACCATCGTTGTAGATGAAGTCCACCTGCTTGATTCGGCCAATAGAGGTCCCACTCTGGAAGTTACCCTCACCAAACTCATGAAACTCAATCCTGGATGCCAGATAATTGCTCTTTCGGCAACAGTGGGAAATGCCTACGAGGTTGCAGACTGGCTGAAGGCAAAGCTTGTGCTCAGTGAATGGCGTCCAACCGACCTGCATGAAGGTGTTTACTACGGCGGTAATATCAATTTCAGGAGTTCACAGAAACGTATTGAACCCAGGTCTGCGGACGATGCTGTCAACATACTGCTGGACACGTTGCATGATGGGGGGCAATGTCTTGTCTTTGAAAGCAGCCGTAAGAATTGTGTTTCATTTGCTAAAAGGGCAGGTGCAAAGGTTTCCGAGACTCTCGATAAACCCACACGTAATTTACTGGATGAACTTGTTGAACAGATAATCGAAAGTGGTGAGACGGAGGCATCAAACGTATTGGCACAATGTGTAAGAAATGGATCCGCATTTCACCATGCAGGACTCAACTCAGCACATCGTAAAATTGTGGAAGATGGTTTCAAGGCCAACAAAATCAAGATGATATGCAGCACTCCTACCCTTGCAGCAGGCCTGAACCTTCCGGCAAGAAGGGTAATTGTCAAAAGTTACAGACGCTATGATCCTAACTATGGCATGCAGCCAATACCGGTTCTGGACTACAAACAGATGGCAGGCAGAGCAGGCAGACCACACCTTGATCCTTATGGTGAGTCCGTCCTTATCGCAAGGTCATATGACGAAATGGCAGGGCTTTTTGACAACTATATCGATGCAGGTGCCGAGGACATCTGGTCCAAGCTTGGAACAGAGAATGCCTTGAGGACTCATATCCTTTCAACCATCGTGAACGGTTTTGCAACTACAAGGGACGGACTTATGGAGTTCATTGAAGCTACGTTCTTTGCCCACCAGAATGATACATGGGGCATTGTGGAAGTGGTTGACGAATGTCTCGACTTCCTGAGGGACAAAAGGATGCTTGAAGGTGATGACACTTTATTGCCCACGGTCCTTGGAAGACTTGTATCTACTCTTTACATCGACCCACTTTCAGGTGCTTATATCGTTGACGGATTGAAGAAAGCAGAGCATATCACAGACCTGACTCTCTTGCATCTTATCTGCAAGACACCTGATATGCGTCAACTCTACATGAGGTCCAATGATTATGAGATAATCAATGATTTTGTCATGGCTCATAGTGAAGAATTCGCAGAGATTCCTCCCCGTTCAAAGGAAATAGATTATGATTGGTTCCTTGGTGAAGTAAAAACTGCTCTTTTGATACTTGACTGGATAGGTGAGAAATCACTTGATCAGATTACCAAGAAATTCAATGTTGGTGAAGGTGATGTACATGCATTTGCAGATATTGCCAAGTGGTTGATGCATTCCGCTTCAAGGCTTGCAGGTCTCATTGCTTCTGAACTGGACAATGATGCTGCCGGCAGAGCTGTGATGCTGGAAAAGAGAATACATTACGGTGCTTCGCCTGAGCTTATCCAACTTGTCAGTATACGGGGTATTGGACGTGTACGTGCCCGCAAGCTCTATGACAATGGTCTTAAGAGTATAGCTGACATACGAAACTCTAATCTGAATACGGTCTCTGGTCTCATTGGTCAAAAGACAGCAGCAAAGCTATTTAGCGAGATAGGCATTCACCTGACACTCAGTTCCGCAGAATTAGGGACTATAAGCTCAAAGACCATGGGTTCATTAATGGAAAATGAGCAGAGGACTTTCAGCGATTTTGAAAAATAA
- a CDS encoding 4Fe-4S binding protein, with product MKIVNDLLSNSAKRKTVEAFRLILQLTGLAIFVYFGSQSTIYVILLSVPLALLFGPVYCGWMCPRGLFQDIFARLGRKILGKRYNTAIPREFHPWLIYSRYVLMVFVLVILILSEFGFLPESTEILVLEGLVAIMIVSILLSFFVDRAACKYFCKEGAVAGILNLVSRGKVRRDASLCNSCGICDRICPMWIEISKKDIVTEHSCVCCFKCIQFCPVNALYIDECF from the coding sequence GTGAAAATTGTCAATGATTTACTTTCCAATTCTGCCAAACGAAAGACAGTTGAAGCTTTCAGGTTAATCCTGCAATTGACAGGGCTGGCAATCTTTGTTTATTTTGGCAGCCAGTCCACAATATACGTTATACTTTTAAGTGTACCTTTGGCTTTGCTTTTTGGACCTGTTTATTGTGGTTGGATGTGCCCAAGAGGACTTTTCCAGGATATCTTTGCTAGGTTGGGGCGGAAGATTCTTGGCAAAAGATACAATACTGCAATTCCCAGAGAATTCCATCCCTGGTTGATATATTCCAGATATGTCCTTATGGTGTTTGTTCTTGTGATTTTGATCCTTTCAGAATTTGGTTTTCTTCCTGAGTCCACAGAAATTCTCGTACTTGAAGGACTGGTAGCCATAATGATAGTTTCAATACTGCTTTCATTTTTTGTGGATCGGGCAGCATGTAAGTATTTCTGCAAGGAGGGAGCTGTTGCCGGAATATTGAATCTTGTTAGTAGGGGGAAGGTCAGAAGGGATGCTTCCCTGTGTAATTCATGTGGCATTTGTGACAGGATTTGTCCCATGTGGATAGAAATTTCAAAAAAGGATATTGTGACAGAACATTCCTGCGTATGTTGCTTCAAGTGTATACAGTTTTGTCCGGTAAATGCACTCTATATCGATGAGTGTTTTTGA
- a CDS encoding MIP/aquaporin family protein: MSEPGLFKRSIAELIGTYVLVFLGTGSVVTTVLLIQGASPIPGNTFNVGIDIAAWFAIGISFAIAIIAMIYAFGHISGTHINPAVSIALWATGRFPAKDMFGYIVAQLIGASLASFTIVAILGARAVGTGLGATAMFDGVSYGQAILCEAVATFFLMLTIMGSAVDKRAPSGFAGLAIGLVVAADIIVVGNITGSSLNPARTFGPYLAEFVMGGSNLWWQFPIYIIGPIVGALVAALLYDYVSGVKELD, translated from the coding sequence ATGTCAGAACCGGGTCTATTTAAAAGATCCATAGCCGAACTAATCGGAACCTATGTGCTGGTATTTCTGGGAACCGGGTCCGTAGTAACTACTGTCCTGTTGATCCAGGGCGCAAGCCCCATTCCGGGCAACACTTTCAACGTAGGTATAGACATTGCCGCTTGGTTTGCAATAGGCATCTCTTTTGCCATAGCGATAATTGCCATGATATATGCTTTCGGTCACATATCGGGAACGCATATCAATCCGGCAGTTAGTATTGCATTGTGGGCAACCGGACGTTTCCCTGCAAAGGATATGTTTGGTTATATCGTTGCTCAGTTGATTGGTGCAAGTCTTGCATCGTTCACCATTGTTGCGATATTGGGTGCACGTGCAGTTGGAACTGGCCTTGGTGCAACGGCAATGTTTGATGGTGTTAGCTATGGCCAGGCTATACTTTGTGAAGCAGTTGCAACTTTTTTCCTGATGCTGACTATCATGGGCTCAGCAGTGGATAAAAGGGCACCTTCAGGTTTTGCAGGATTGGCAATCGGTCTTGTGGTCGCAGCAGACATTATTGTTGTGGGAAACATAACAGGTTCATCGCTTAATCCGGCCCGTACTTTCGGTCCGTATCTTGCGGAGTTTGTTATGGGAGGTTCGAATCTCTGGTGGCAGTTCCCGATATACATTATAGGGCCGATAGTTGGTGCTCTGGTTGCAGCTTTGCTTTATGATTATGTGTCAGGAGTAAAGGAGTTGGATTGA
- a CDS encoding DUF2193 domain-containing protein, producing MNEIYDKMATEAMNAQKAVVSTINKKRGTAFKVEDAKAYVDAVNKMRPEGAQCKEVFDLHVNSVNTHYETLSGLTDSVRPEDDPYVEHYQTPPILDILYEEDPSFRASVEKFIERIGRSEALIGKESIRRYGGFYGPTCVVDFAFVPGSTSNVVNRILQKTDIPVDHKRAILSSKSWGMNTSYGVGAKFQMAIENGKTPTEAIKEEIEMLQMVYDSPISAQVKLMDEAGHTSFDVKKYMNQYKQKMKPTIKAAMDADVFYGNIVTVPAYGVGDVAHHISQSMFNMTKDDVIMEVINAVSDVMEGTMKNGMGKFRDEYSPLTIATDAAAAATTKILWMDGFTTMMVIDLLVKRFHNLVLTNPTRGAAAELHNVDFIDLIEKGERIIDHKPRGMGGVVQGIPVDMSPIEKNEVLNNPQRYTYPACAITVRFSALMRLADFPCLLTSEPVTATMLTNIIALHKTEPHSPARTCKFCAANYFDYKCKDCNWAEAV from the coding sequence ATGAACGAAATATATGATAAAATGGCAACAGAAGCCATGAATGCACAGAAAGCTGTTGTAAGCACTATAAACAAGAAACGAGGTACTGCATTTAAAGTTGAGGATGCAAAAGCATACGTGGATGCAGTAAATAAAATGAGACCAGAAGGTGCTCAATGCAAAGAAGTATTTGATTTGCACGTCAACTCGGTAAATACGCATTATGAGACACTTTCCGGCTTAACGGACAGTGTACGGCCGGAAGACGATCCTTACGTTGAACACTATCAGACACCACCTATATTGGATATCTTGTACGAGGAAGATCCTTCTTTCAGAGCCTCAGTAGAGAAATTCATTGAAAGGATAGGCAGATCTGAAGCTCTTATCGGCAAAGAATCAATTAGAAGATACGGAGGTTTCTATGGTCCGACCTGCGTGGTTGACTTTGCCTTTGTCCCTGGAAGCACGAGTAATGTGGTTAACAGAATATTGCAGAAAACAGATATTCCGGTAGATCACAAGCGTGCAATACTCTCTTCCAAATCATGGGGAATGAACACATCATATGGAGTAGGCGCCAAATTCCAGATGGCAATTGAGAATGGTAAGACTCCCACAGAGGCAATCAAAGAAGAGATTGAAATGCTGCAGATGGTCTACGACTCTCCTATATCGGCACAGGTCAAACTTATGGACGAAGCTGGTCACACATCATTCGATGTTAAGAAATATATGAACCAGTACAAGCAGAAGATGAAGCCTACTATCAAAGCTGCAATGGATGCCGATGTTTTCTATGGTAATATCGTAACAGTTCCTGCATATGGTGTGGGTGATGTTGCCCATCACATATCCCAGTCAATGTTCAACATGACAAAAGATGATGTCATCATGGAAGTTATCAATGCCGTAAGCGATGTAATGGAAGGAACCATGAAAAATGGTATGGGTAAGTTCAGGGATGAATATTCACCGCTTACCATTGCAACGGATGCTGCTGCAGCTGCAACGACAAAGATACTCTGGATGGATGGTTTCACGACAATGATGGTCATTGACCTGCTGGTCAAAAGGTTCCATAACCTTGTGCTCACCAATCCTACAAGGGGCGCCGCAGCTGAACTTCATAACGTTGACTTTATCGATCTTATTGAAAAGGGAGAACGTATCATTGACCACAAACCAAGGGGTATGGGTGGTGTTGTTCAGGGTATACCTGTTGACATGAGTCCGATCGAGAAGAATGAGGTCCTCAATAACCCTCAGCGTTATACTTATCCTGCATGTGCTATCACTGTGCGGTTCTCAGCACTTATGCGGCTGGCTGATTTCCCATGTTTGCTGACCAGTGAACCGGTCACAGCTACAATGCTGACCAATATTATAGCCCTGCATAAGACAGAGCCACATTCCCCAGCACGTACATGTAAGTTCTGCGCAGCCAACTACTTCGATTACAAGTGCAAGGACTGTAACTGGGCGGAGGCCGTTTGA